In Phormidium yuhuli AB48, one genomic interval encodes:
- a CDS encoding SH3 domain-containing protein codes for MVKLTGYLSVLLLTLAPLSASSLASPRTESSLRLVAQGIDPLCRQVSPDLDQGLAIRLDPRPDSRSIANVAPNERLRLAPNSDGIRGPEGNTWLAVSFPAEGYVDNGPSGRNHLQACEAFVWGAQLPSSSGARVSQRASATPQNDTGSSCRRVIQPEGLTVRQSPSLNGSVLGGLDVEETFQIRLPLRTIVAADGREWVEITAPFNGYVSNGFGDGVSNLGMCR; via the coding sequence ATGGTGAAACTCACTGGTTATTTATCAGTCCTGCTCCTAACGCTGGCTCCCTTGAGTGCCAGTAGCCTGGCAAGTCCACGGACGGAATCTTCCCTTAGGTTGGTGGCTCAGGGAATTGATCCCCTCTGTCGGCAAGTCTCGCCGGACTTAGATCAGGGACTAGCGATCCGACTCGATCCGCGTCCTGACTCCCGTTCCATTGCCAATGTAGCTCCTAACGAACGTCTGCGTCTGGCCCCTAACAGCGATGGCATTCGCGGTCCGGAAGGCAATACTTGGTTAGCGGTCAGTTTTCCCGCTGAGGGCTATGTGGACAACGGCCCCTCGGGACGGAACCATCTTCAAGCCTGTGAAGCCTTTGTTTGGGGGGCTCAACTGCCCTCAAGTTCGGGAGCAAGGGTGTCCCAGCGGGCCAGTGCTACTCCCCAAAATGATACGGGTAGCTCCTGTCGCCGTGTGATTCAGCCGGAAGGCTTAACGGTTCGTCAGTCCCCCTCATTAAATGGCTCAGTTTTAGGGGGTCTGGATGTGGAAGAAACCTTCCAGATTCGTTTACCCTTGCGTACCATTGTCGCTGCCGATGGTCGTGAGTGGGTGGAGATTACCGCTCCCTTCAATGGCTATGTCTCGAATGGCTTTGGGGATGGTGTCAGTAATTTAGGAATGTGTCGATAG
- a CDS encoding lipid-A-disaccharide synthase, whose translation MVTDILILSNGPGEVTTWVRPVVPEIRRQFPQARISLVLSPCPHASGREAAIARSYPEVDRVQGPEAFWPFLLWGKTAENWQWGQEGVVLFLGGDRLFPVLIGRRLGYRIVVYAEWQGQWYPWVDRFAMATPEAIAQAPRRYHHKLYPVGNLMADAAVARSPLPPLDSQHPGRIGFLPGSKALKLSLGVPLTLEIADYLQQQRPQLEFVIPVAPSLELEQLAAYANPDSNPALAALNWTSAQLIQDEAQFYLETRQGTRLRLHQEVPAHPCLKDCHLCITTVGANTAELAALGIPMVVLLPTHRLDVMRAWDGLPGLLANLPGLGSGFTQLFSWLAWQWLKRQSGGTRLAWANIWAGEQIVPEFLGQFPPSAIGDTVLDFLDHPEKLEQMRQKLREVSGRGGSAQKLVDLLDFKS comes from the coding sequence TTGGTAACTGATATCTTAATTCTTTCCAACGGCCCAGGAGAAGTCACCACCTGGGTGCGTCCCGTTGTGCCAGAAATCCGGCGACAGTTTCCCCAGGCGAGAATTTCACTGGTGTTGTCCCCCTGTCCCCACGCCAGCGGCCGAGAGGCGGCGATCGCCCGGAGTTATCCTGAGGTTGATCGCGTACAAGGGCCTGAGGCCTTTTGGCCCTTCTTACTCTGGGGAAAAACCGCTGAGAATTGGCAGTGGGGCCAGGAGGGTGTGGTGTTATTCCTGGGGGGCGATCGCCTCTTTCCCGTCTTAATTGGACGACGACTGGGGTATCGTATCGTCGTCTATGCCGAATGGCAGGGCCAATGGTATCCCTGGGTGGATCGATTTGCCATGGCCACCCCGGAGGCGATCGCCCAGGCCCCCCGTCGCTACCATCACAAACTCTATCCCGTGGGCAATCTCATGGCGGACGCCGCCGTTGCGCGATCGCCCCTCCCCCCCCTAGACAGCCAACATCCCGGCCGCATCGGCTTTCTCCCCGGTTCCAAAGCCCTTAAACTGAGTCTCGGGGTTCCCCTCACCCTAGAAATTGCCGATTATCTCCAGCAACAGCGGCCGCAACTAGAGTTTGTCATTCCCGTTGCCCCCAGTTTAGAGCTGGAGCAACTGGCCGCCTATGCCAACCCAGACTCCAATCCCGCCCTAGCGGCCCTCAACTGGACCTCAGCCCAACTCATCCAGGATGAGGCTCAGTTTTACCTAGAAACCCGCCAAGGAACCCGCCTAAGATTACATCAAGAGGTTCCGGCCCATCCTTGTCTCAAAGACTGTCATCTCTGCATCACCACCGTCGGGGCCAACACCGCCGAACTAGCAGCTTTAGGGATTCCCATGGTGGTTCTCCTCCCCACCCATCGCCTCGATGTAATGCGAGCCTGGGATGGCCTTCCCGGACTTTTGGCGAACCTTCCCGGACTGGGGTCAGGGTTTACCCAACTGTTTAGTTGGCTGGCCTGGCAATGGCTAAAACGGCAATCCGGCGGAACCCGTCTCGCCTGGGCCAACATCTGGGCCGGAGAACAGATTGTGCCCGAATTTCTCGGACAATTTCCCCCCAGTGCGATCGGTGACACGGTGCTGGATTTCCTAGATCATCCCGAAAAACTCGAACAAATGCGACAAAAGCTACGTGAGGTTTCTGGTCGCGGCGGTTCAGCCCAAAAACTGGTCGATTTACTAGACTTCAAATCATGA
- the hemE gene encoding uroporphyrinogen decarboxylase — protein sequence MTGSAEIPYLLRAARGEALERPPVWMMRQAGRYMKAYRDLREKYPSFRERSEIPEVAIEVSLQPWRAFKPDGVILFSDIVTPLPGIGIEMDIAEGKGPIIDPPIRSLEQVNQLHPLDPEESLPFIKPILTTLRQEVKNEATVLGFVGAPWTLAAYAVEGKGSKTYSVIKNMAFSEPTMLHRLLEKLSDAIATYVRYQIDCGAQVVQMFDSWAGQLSPQDYDTFALPYQKRVFEQVRQTHPDTPLILLVTGSGGLLERMGQSGANIVSVDWTVDMADARRRLGPEIHVQGNLDPGVLYGSKDFIRDRILDTIRKAGNRGHILNLGHGVLPNTPEENVAFFFETAKQADQLLAMA from the coding sequence ATGACGGGTTCAGCGGAGATTCCCTACCTCTTGAGAGCGGCGCGGGGTGAAGCCCTGGAGCGTCCCCCAGTCTGGATGATGCGGCAGGCAGGACGTTACATGAAAGCCTATCGCGATTTGCGTGAGAAATATCCTAGTTTCCGGGAACGTTCTGAGATTCCAGAGGTGGCGATCGAGGTGTCTCTGCAACCCTGGCGAGCCTTTAAACCCGATGGGGTGATTCTCTTTTCGGATATTGTGACCCCTTTACCGGGAATCGGGATTGAGATGGATATCGCCGAGGGTAAAGGGCCGATTATTGACCCCCCCATTCGCTCTTTGGAACAGGTTAATCAGTTACATCCCCTCGATCCGGAGGAGTCGTTACCCTTTATTAAACCGATTCTCACCACGCTGCGGCAGGAAGTGAAGAATGAAGCGACGGTGTTGGGCTTTGTGGGCGCTCCCTGGACTCTGGCGGCTTATGCCGTGGAAGGAAAAGGCTCGAAAACTTATTCTGTGATTAAGAATATGGCCTTTTCGGAACCGACAATGCTGCATCGGTTACTGGAGAAACTCTCTGATGCGATCGCCACCTATGTCCGCTATCAGATTGATTGCGGCGCTCAGGTAGTGCAGATGTTTGACTCCTGGGCCGGACAACTGAGTCCTCAAGATTACGATACCTTTGCCCTTCCCTATCAGAAACGGGTGTTTGAGCAGGTGCGGCAAACTCACCCCGATACGCCTTTAATTCTCCTGGTGACAGGGAGTGGTGGTTTGTTAGAACGGATGGGCCAATCGGGGGCGAATATCGTCAGTGTGGATTGGACCGTGGATATGGCTGACGCTCGCCGACGGTTGGGGCCGGAGATTCATGTCCAGGGAAATCTTGATCCGGGAGTCTTGTATGGTTCTAAGGACTTTATCCGCGATCGCATTCTCGATACGATTCGCAAGGCGGGCAATCGGGGTCATATCCTAAACTTAGGTCACGGGGTTCTGCCCAATACCCCAGAGGAGAATGTGGCGTTCTTCTTTGAAACTGCTAAACAAGCGGATCAGCTACTCGCGATGGCTTAA
- a CDS encoding NAD-dependent epimerase/dehydratase family protein — translation MKRVLLTGASGCVGHYIAETLIAHSDCELYLFVRDRQKLNLDLERRSGIHVIDGDLREIHHFKEVLETINCAILTAAAWGGPKETFDINVTKTCMVMHLLNPQQCEQVIYFSTASILNRDGEILRAAAHMGTDYIRSKYDCLNQLHRMPIADRLTVLFPTIVLGGDENKPYSHVSAGLPEVSKWLNLARFISVEGSFHFIHAQDIAEVVHYLLKNPPSARRHYVLGTEPYTVDRAVSELCRYFNKPVYFRVRLNRWLTDLIVECLVRFGVVQMAAWDRFCLEYRDFTYTDAVTGQDFDSPVHYPTLTDALKERGLGQHSQAKAPLSPQASPED, via the coding sequence ATGAAACGAGTCCTCCTTACTGGAGCGAGTGGCTGTGTTGGTCACTATATCGCTGAAACTCTAATTGCTCACAGTGATTGTGAACTGTATCTGTTCGTTCGCGATCGCCAAAAGCTTAACCTAGACCTTGAGAGACGATCGGGGATTCATGTTATAGACGGCGACTTACGGGAGATTCATCACTTTAAAGAGGTTCTGGAAACCATTAACTGTGCCATTCTCACCGCCGCTGCCTGGGGAGGCCCCAAAGAAACCTTTGACATCAATGTCACAAAAACCTGTATGGTCATGCATCTGCTCAACCCACAGCAGTGTGAACAGGTGATTTACTTCTCCACGGCCAGTATCCTCAACCGCGACGGGGAGATTCTGCGGGCAGCGGCCCACATGGGGACCGACTATATCCGCTCGAAGTATGATTGTCTCAATCAACTGCACCGGATGCCCATCGCCGATCGCCTGACGGTTCTGTTCCCCACGATTGTCCTAGGGGGGGATGAGAACAAACCCTATTCTCATGTCTCAGCAGGTCTCCCGGAGGTCAGTAAATGGCTCAATCTTGCTCGCTTTATCAGCGTCGAGGGCAGTTTTCACTTCATTCATGCCCAGGATATCGCTGAAGTCGTCCACTATCTGCTCAAAAATCCGCCCTCAGCCCGTCGTCACTATGTGTTAGGAACCGAACCCTATACCGTTGACCGCGCGGTGAGTGAACTCTGCCGCTATTTCAATAAACCAGTCTACTTTCGCGTGCGCCTGAATCGTTGGCTAACCGATCTGATCGTGGAATGTTTGGTCCGTTTCGGAGTCGTTCAGATGGCCGCTTGGGATCGGTTTTGTTTGGAGTACCGAGATTTCACCTATACAGATGCCGTAACAGGTCAAGATTTTGACTCTCCCGTCCATTATCCAACCCTAACCGATGCACTTAAAGAACGGGGTCTAGGACAACATTCTCAAGCCAAAGCTCCCTTATCCCCTCAGGCTTCCCCAGAAGATTAA
- a CDS encoding B12-binding domain-containing radical SAM protein: protein MQVLLVYPRFPQSFWSFDKAMELVGRKAVLPPLGLITVAGILPDRWQLKLVDCNIREVRDAEWDWADVVIISGMIVQKDDMHAQIAEAKRRQKLVAVGGPYPTSLPQDLDAAGADFLVLDEGELTLPMFVEAIERGETSGTFRSEIKPDVTETPIPRYDLLELDAYDNMSVQFSRGCPYQCEFCDIIVLYGRKPRTKEPQQLIGELERLYDLGWRGPVFMVDDNFIGNKRNVKRLLRELQPWMQAKGFPFHFSTEASVDLANDEELMELMMECNFSSVFLGIETPDAESLSLTKKFQNTRDPLLGAVKRINETGMRVMAGFIIGFDGEKPGAGDRIVEFVEQTAIPTAMVSMLQVLPNTALMTRLKQEGRLVEDMGGSGNQNNLMNFIPTRPIEDIAREYVSAFYKLYDPLQYLNRVYRHFMSMAEPRHVASNRGKTTPKIVKAAMTILWRQGVVRSTRWAFWPHLFNIYRHKPRLLVNYLVSCALLEHFVEYREIVRRDIEEQLQAYLQRQQQLAQEQEEPVAVGSARQS, encoded by the coding sequence ATGCAGGTTTTATTAGTATACCCTCGCTTTCCACAAAGTTTTTGGTCATTCGATAAGGCAATGGAACTGGTAGGGCGCAAAGCCGTTCTACCGCCTTTGGGGTTAATTACCGTTGCCGGAATTCTACCCGATCGCTGGCAACTGAAGCTGGTGGATTGCAACATCCGAGAAGTTCGTGATGCTGAATGGGATTGGGCGGATGTTGTCATTATCTCGGGAATGATCGTGCAAAAAGACGATATGCACGCCCAAATTGCTGAAGCCAAACGCCGCCAAAAACTCGTTGCTGTCGGGGGTCCCTACCCGACGTCTTTACCCCAAGACCTAGACGCGGCCGGGGCCGACTTTCTGGTCTTGGATGAAGGGGAACTCACCCTCCCCATGTTCGTCGAGGCCATCGAACGAGGCGAAACCTCAGGAACGTTCCGGTCTGAGATAAAACCCGATGTGACCGAAACCCCGATTCCCCGTTACGACTTGTTGGAACTGGATGCGTACGATAATATGTCCGTGCAGTTCTCCCGAGGTTGCCCCTATCAATGTGAATTTTGTGACATTATCGTTCTCTATGGTCGTAAACCCCGTACCAAAGAGCCACAACAACTGATTGGGGAACTTGAACGTCTCTATGACCTGGGGTGGCGCGGTCCAGTCTTTATGGTGGATGACAACTTCATCGGCAATAAACGCAATGTCAAGCGACTCTTGCGGGAGTTGCAACCCTGGATGCAGGCTAAAGGCTTCCCCTTCCACTTTAGTACGGAAGCTTCCGTGGATTTAGCCAACGACGAGGAGCTGATGGAGTTGATGATGGAGTGCAACTTCAGCAGCGTCTTCCTGGGGATTGAAACCCCTGACGCGGAGAGTTTATCCCTAACCAAGAAATTCCAGAATACCCGCGACCCCTTACTCGGGGCGGTTAAACGCATTAATGAAACCGGAATGCGAGTGATGGCGGGCTTTATTATCGGCTTTGACGGCGAAAAACCCGGTGCGGGCGATCGCATTGTCGAATTTGTCGAACAGACGGCCATTCCCACGGCAATGGTGAGTATGTTGCAAGTTCTCCCCAACACCGCCTTAATGACGCGCCTGAAACAAGAAGGGCGACTGGTGGAAGATATGGGAGGCTCGGGCAACCAGAACAACCTGATGAACTTCATCCCCACCCGGCCCATTGAAGACATCGCACGGGAGTATGTCAGCGCCTTCTACAAACTCTATGATCCCTTGCAATATCTCAATCGGGTCTATCGTCATTTCATGTCCATGGCTGAACCCCGCCATGTGGCCTCCAATCGCGGTAAAACCACACCTAAGATTGTCAAAGCCGCGATGACGATTTTATGGCGACAAGGGGTTGTCCGTTCAACTCGTTGGGCATTTTGGCCCCATCTGTTTAACATCTACCGCCACAAACCTCGCTTGCTGGTGAACTATCTCGTCTCCTGCGCCTTGCTGGAACATTTTGTAGAGTATCGAGAAATTGTGCGTCGGGACATCGAGGAGCAACTACAGGCCTATCTCCAGCGACAACAACAACTGGCCCAGGAACAAGAGGAACCCGTTGCTGTGGGAAGTGCCCGTCAAAGCTAA